TCTGTTGGCAAGGCAAAATCTTCAATTTTTCTTCTCAATTCGTCTCTAACCTGCAAACCTATCTGATTTGCACGTCTTGCAATAATATTTACAGTTTGATAAATATTGCCTGTACCTTTACTAAAATCTTCAATATTACGGGTTACCGTAGTGTTTTCAATTTTGTCTTTTTTAACTGTCATAATTGTATGTTGTGTAAAAATTTATTTTAGATTTGAATAAATCGTTTCTCTGAATGCTTCTGCTTTCTGCGTATATTTTCCCGAAGGAAATCCTTCCTTTAAGTTTTCGTATGTATTAGCAGCATCGGAAAAACGTTCGTATTTCTTTTCGTCAACA
The sequence above is a segment of the Lentimicrobiaceae bacterium genome. Coding sequences within it:
- a CDS encoding DNA-directed RNA polymerase subunit omega; translated protein: MTVKKDKIENTTVTRNIEDFSKGTGNIYQTVNIIARRANQIGLQVRDELRRKIEDFALPTDTLDEIYENREQIELARYYERLPKPTLVAINEFMNDEIYYANHGIADRLLND